A genomic window from Candidatus Methylacidiphilum fumarolicum includes:
- a CDS encoding IS1634 family transposase: MYLQEVRTRHKGKIYRSYIVRESYRVGKQVKTRRIANVTRLPEEAREVLAAALQKKRLVPVEGLEVQEALDYGGLAVLEEAWGRFGLDEVFARVGSERKRRLLKAMIFGRILFPSSKLVLREEARGTLLAKACGLEEKDLDEDELYRAMDELNGCWSGIEKKLYQGSQPQGASLVLYDLSSVYFEGEGPEGLAQYGYSRDHRQDRRQVLLAVATDGRGIPFHVEVLRGNRADRTTLTGLLVTLRRRFGIQEATFVFNGGMRSCWNLEILTGMELEYVTRSTRAKLQEILSRLPEDRQLWLTDRTRVLEIEQEGVRYVIAGGEWRAQRDRERRQSRIAQAEEVLRQITKAARRQVNPVNLGSRVGRALQRLQAHKYFQYGVDASGRFWWKLDQERVKEEEATDGWYLLETNLPATKASGQAVLTHYKQLAVVEAAFSELKSYLEVRPVYHWRPDRVRNHVRICFLAFWMSARLGVEWMAKGFTEEVPKVLRRLQTIRLVKLSLKGQPLIGLFSQIPPELNALLQKIDLLSLFASPPKWAM; encoded by the coding sequence ATGTACTTGCAGGAGGTCCGCACCCGCCACAAAGGGAAGATCTATCGATCCTATATTGTCCGAGAGTCCTACCGGGTGGGGAAGCAGGTGAAGACACGCCGGATTGCCAACGTGACCCGATTGCCGGAAGAAGCTCGGGAAGTGCTGGCGGCGGCCTTGCAAAAGAAGCGTCTTGTTCCTGTAGAGGGGCTCGAAGTCCAGGAGGCACTTGATTACGGAGGATTGGCCGTTCTCGAAGAAGCCTGGGGTCGCTTTGGCCTCGATGAAGTCTTTGCCCGTGTTGGCTCGGAGCGGAAACGAAGGCTTTTGAAGGCAATGATCTTTGGCCGGATTCTCTTTCCTTCCTCGAAGCTGGTCCTTCGGGAGGAAGCGCGGGGGACTCTTCTGGCCAAGGCTTGTGGGCTCGAAGAGAAGGATCTGGATGAAGACGAGCTCTACCGGGCGATGGATGAGTTAAACGGCTGTTGGAGTGGGATTGAGAAGAAGCTTTACCAAGGGAGTCAGCCGCAGGGGGCGAGCCTGGTGCTCTACGATCTATCAAGTGTTTACTTCGAAGGGGAGGGCCCTGAGGGACTAGCGCAATATGGCTATAGTCGGGATCACCGGCAGGATCGGCGCCAAGTTCTTCTTGCGGTGGCTACGGATGGTCGGGGGATTCCGTTCCATGTGGAAGTGCTGAGAGGGAATCGGGCGGACCGCACGACCTTGACGGGGCTCTTGGTCACGCTCAGACGGAGGTTTGGGATCCAAGAGGCGACCTTCGTCTTCAACGGGGGGATGAGGAGTTGTTGGAACTTGGAGATCCTGACTGGCATGGAGCTTGAGTACGTGACCCGGTCGACTCGGGCCAAGCTTCAGGAGATTCTCAGTCGTCTGCCTGAAGACCGGCAGCTTTGGCTAACGGACCGGACGCGGGTACTGGAGATTGAACAGGAGGGAGTGCGCTATGTCATTGCGGGAGGAGAGTGGCGGGCTCAGCGGGACCGCGAACGGCGGCAAAGCCGCATTGCCCAAGCAGAAGAGGTGCTCCGCCAGATCACGAAGGCGGCACGCCGGCAGGTGAATCCCGTGAATCTCGGCAGCCGGGTTGGCCGAGCGCTGCAGAGGCTTCAAGCGCACAAATACTTCCAGTACGGCGTCGACGCAAGCGGCCGGTTCTGGTGGAAACTGGATCAGGAGCGGGTCAAGGAAGAAGAGGCGACTGACGGCTGGTATCTCTTGGAGACCAATCTCCCGGCGACCAAGGCTTCGGGCCAGGCGGTGCTCACCCACTATAAGCAGCTAGCTGTGGTCGAAGCCGCTTTCTCGGAGCTCAAGAGCTACCTGGAAGTCCGTCCCGTCTATCACTGGCGACCGGACCGGGTCCGCAACCATGTAAGGATCTGCTTCCTGGCCTTCTGGATGAGTGCGCGGCTCGGAGTCGAATGGATGGCCAAGGGCTTTACCGAAGAGGTGCCCAAGGTGCTTCGGCGTCTTCAGACGATCCGCTTGGTCAAACTCTCCCTAAAAGGACAACCGCTGATCGGACTCTTTTCTCAGATTCCTCCCGAGTTGAATGCCTTGCTTCAAAAGATCGATCTACTCTCCCTCTTCGCTTCTCCGCCCAAGTGGGCAATGTAG
- the csb2 gene encoding type I-G CRISPR-associated protein Csb2, which produces MMASGSHTETKTLCISVNFIHGCYNGIEWPPSPAKFFCALVAGNRTGCRKLEWGEEEKAAIRWLERLDPPEILVPPYRIGTPYIQYGVNNDEKQGKVEKWKYPHRIQEPLHFLWRFPSGEEEMARIICRMSRRIIALGHGSDSVWVSGKILEDDARPPGDAYKPAMRGERIKVPFPGYYDLLERRWRNGISNVRSSPSEERYVLYSWSNPKPWKWRVFLLTSPTSGTILSFPWSSASIIAAWVRHAAGEALGKLRDPAWIKRVVMGHCEISEIRHRWAYVPLPSVHPKHGDGLIRHVAVLVPDNENTDIVDVLDGCCLTNTGGEMMAVLEAEHKLSPMYGGKSKVWRTVTPVVFPGHWQRRGRNREGRLHTMLAAMLSEAGIEENSVEQCQVRREPFFKGCELAQQAKAPQHLLALPRMHLELVLKEEVQGPMLLGLGRFAGLGCLAGVNVL; this is translated from the coding sequence ATGATGGCAAGTGGTTCTCACACAGAGACAAAAACATTGTGTATATCCGTGAACTTCATTCACGGTTGCTACAACGGCATTGAATGGCCTCCCAGTCCAGCAAAATTTTTTTGTGCTCTTGTGGCCGGAAACCGTACTGGCTGCCGCAAACTCGAGTGGGGAGAGGAGGAGAAAGCCGCGATCCGGTGGCTGGAAAGACTGGATCCACCAGAGATTCTCGTGCCTCCATACAGGATAGGCACGCCATACATACAATACGGGGTGAACAACGATGAAAAGCAGGGAAAAGTTGAGAAATGGAAATATCCACACCGTATCCAGGAGCCGTTGCATTTTCTATGGCGGTTCCCAAGCGGAGAGGAGGAGATGGCAAGAATCATATGCCGGATGAGTCGGCGGATCATCGCTCTGGGGCACGGTTCTGATTCGGTATGGGTCTCGGGAAAAATCCTGGAAGATGATGCTCGTCCTCCAGGCGATGCATATAAGCCAGCCATGAGAGGTGAGCGCATAAAAGTGCCATTTCCAGGCTATTACGATCTCTTGGAGCGGAGATGGCGTAACGGTATCAGTAACGTTCGCTCCTCGCCTTCCGAGGAGCGCTACGTGCTATACTCTTGGAGCAATCCAAAGCCGTGGAAGTGGCGAGTTTTCCTACTTACGTCGCCAACAAGCGGGACCATCCTATCGTTTCCCTGGTCGAGCGCGAGCATTATTGCAGCTTGGGTGCGGCATGCGGCAGGCGAGGCATTGGGCAAGCTCCGTGATCCGGCATGGATCAAACGTGTAGTGATGGGTCACTGCGAAATAAGCGAAATCCGGCATCGTTGGGCGTACGTTCCGTTGCCCTCCGTGCATCCGAAGCATGGCGATGGACTCATACGCCACGTTGCAGTGCTTGTACCCGATAACGAAAACACGGATATTGTGGACGTATTGGACGGCTGCTGCTTAACGAATACCGGAGGCGAGATGATGGCTGTGTTAGAGGCGGAACATAAATTATCGCCGATGTATGGAGGTAAATCTAAGGTGTGGCGAACCGTTACGCCGGTTGTTTTTCCGGGGCATTGGCAGCGGCGAGGTCGAAATAGGGAAGGTCGTTTACACACAATGTTGGCGGCGATGTTATCTGAGGCAGGCATTGAGGAGAATAGCGTAGAGCAATGCCAGGTGCGGCGAGAGCCATTTTTCAAGGGTTGCGAGTTGGCCCAACAAGCCAAGGCTCCACAACATCTTCTCGCTTTACCGCGAATGCATTTGGAATTAGTTTTAAAAGAAGAGGTTCAGGGGCCTATGCTCCTTGGCTTGGGACGCTTTGCTGGACTAGGTTGTTTGGCTGGTGTTAATGTTCTTTGA